Proteins from one Daphnia pulicaria isolate SC F1-1A chromosome 3, SC_F0-13Bv2, whole genome shotgun sequence genomic window:
- the LOC124329008 gene encoding calcium-transporting ATPase sarcoplasmic/endoplasmic reticulum type-like isoform X1 has product MDDSFTKPWEDVTEYFRVDPERGLAMEQVRSYQEKYGPNELPVEEGKTLLQLILEQFDDLLVKILLMAAIISFVLALFEEHEDELDQLTAFVEPFVILLILIANAIVGVWQERNAESAIEALKEYEPEMGKIIRSDKAGVQKIRAREIVPGDIVEVSVGDKIPADIRIIKILSTTIRIDQSILTGESVSVIKHTDPVPDPRSVNQDKKNILFSGTNVAAGKARGIVIGTGLNTAIGKIRTEMSETEEMKTPLQQKLDEFGEQLSKVISVICVAVWAINIGHFNDPAHGGSWLKGAIYYFKIAVALAVAAIPEGLPAVITTCLALGTRRMAKKNAIVRSLPSVETLGCTSVICSDKTGTLTTNQMSVSRMFVMDKIAEDGNPLLHEFEISGSTYEPIGEVTMDSKKIRPGDFETLHEIATICMMCNDSAIDFNEHKQAFEKVGEATETALITLGEKLNPFNISKVGQDRRTAAIVVRQDMDTKWKKEFTMEFSRDRKSMSSYCVPLKATRLGNGPKMFCKGAPEGVLDRCSHVRVGAQKVPMTPAIYNKIIEVTRQYGTGRDTLRCLALATLDTPPKIADMDISDSNKFASYEANMTLVGIVGMLDPPRKEVFDSIVRCRQAGIRVIVITGDNKATAEAICRRIGVFTEEESTEGMSYSGREFDDLSVEEQRKAVGKARLFSRVEPSHKSKIVEYLQSMDEISAMTGDGVNDAPALKKAEIGIAMGSGTAVAKSASEMVLADDNFSTIVAAVEEGRAIYNNMKQFIRYLISSNIGEVVSIFLTAALGLPEALIPVQLLWVNLVTDGLPATALGFNPPDLDIMNKPPRRASEGLITGWLFFRYMAVGTYVGAGTVGAAAWWYMISPTGPHLSYYQLSHHLQCTPENEAFKGVDCALFHDPHPMTMALSVLVTIEMLNALNSLSENQSMLVMPPWSNIWLISAIALSMTLHFMILYVEILSTVFQICPLTLDEWIAVIKISLPVILLDEVLKFFARKYSDGENPLAHCQWIVLSWVLYAGLLYQFPL; this is encoded by the exons ATGGATGACTCGTTTACAAAACCGTGGGAGGATGTGACGGAGTACTTCAGAGTAGACCCTGAACGAGGTCTTGCTATGGAACAAGTCAGAAGTTACCAAGAAAAATATGGTCCCAACG AACTCCCGgttgaagaaggaaaaacccTACTTCAGCTGATTTTAGAACAATTCGACGACCTTTTAGTCAAAATTCTGTTGATGGCCgctattatttcattt GTTCTGGCCTTGTTTGAAGAACACGAAGACGAACTTGATCAGTTGACTGCATTTGTTGAGCCTTTCGTTATTCTACTGATTCTCATCGCCAATGCCATTGTTGGTGTCTGGCAG GAGCGCAATGCTGAATCCGCCATCGAAGCTTTGAAAGAATACGAGCCTGAAATGGGCAAGATTATTCGATCAGACAAAGCTGGTGTTCAGAAAATCCGTGCTCGTGAAATCGTCCCCGGAGATATCGTAGAAGTCTCAG ttggtgacaaaaTCCCTGCTGATATTCGTATCATCAAGATTTTATCTACCACTATTCGTATTGATCAGTCCATTCTGACTGGTGAGTCCGTTTCCGTAATCAAGCACACCGACCCCGTGCCTGACCCGAGATCGGTCAACCAAGACAAAAAGAACATTCTCTTCTCTGGCACCAACGTTGCCGCTGGTAAAGCCCGCGGTATCGTCATTGGAACTGGATTGAACACCGCTATTGGCAAGATCCGTACTGAAATGTCGGAAACTGAAGAGATGAAGACCCCTCTCCAACAGAAGTTGGACGAATTCGGCGAACAGCTGTCCAAGGTTATCTCAGTCATTTGCGTCGCCGTTTGGGCCATCAATATCGGTCACTTCAACGATCCTGCTCACGGTGGATCATGGCTCAAGGGTGCCATCTACTACTTCAAGATCGCCGTCGCTCTTGCCGTCGCTGCCATCCCCGAAGGTCTTCCAGCCGTCATCACCACTTGCTTGGCTTTGGGTACTCGCCGTATGGCCAAGAAGAACGCCATCGTGCGATCATTGCCCTCCGTTGAGACCCTTGGTTGCACATCCGTCATCTGCTCCGACAAGACCGGTACCCTGACCACTAACCAAATGTCGGTTAGCCGCATGTTTGTCATGGACAAAATTGCCGAAGACGGAAACCCCCTGCTCCACGAGTTTGAAATTTCTGGCTCCACCTATGAACCTATCGGAGAAGTCACCATGGACAGCAAGAAGATCCGTCCCGGAGATTTTGAAACTTTGCACGAGATTGCCACCATCTGTATGATGTGTAACGACTCTGCCATTGATTTCAACGAACACAAGCAAGCCTTTGAGAAAGTCGGTGAGGCCACTGAAACCGCCCTCATCACTTTGGGTGAAAAGTTGAACCCCTTCAACATCAGCAAAGTCGGACAAGATCGTCGTACTGCCGCCATCGTTGTCCGCCAGGATATGGACACTAAATGGAAGAAAGAATTCACCATGGAATTCTCTCGCGATCGCAAGTCTATGTCATCTTATTGCGTCCCCCTAAAAGCCACTCGCCTTGGAAACGGCCCCAAGATGTTCTGCAAAGGTGCCCCAGAAGGTGTTTTGGATCGTTGCAGCCACGTTCGTGTTGGAGCCCAGAAGGTCCCAATGACCCCAGCCATTTACAACAAGATCATCGAAGTCACCCGCCAATACGGTACCGGTCGCGACACTCTGCGTTGCCTCGCTTTGGCCACTTTGGATACCCCTCCTAAGATCGCTGATATGGACATCTCCGACTCCAACAAATTCGCCTCGTACGAAGCTAACATGACTTTGGTCGGTATCGTCGGCATGTTGGATCCCCCTCGCAAGGAAGTTTTCGACTCCATCGTTCGCTGCCGTCAG GCCGGTATTCGCGTTATCGTCATCACTGGTGACAACAAAGCTACCGCTGAAGCCATCTGCCGCCGTATTGGTGTCTTTACTGAGGAAGAGAGCACTGAGGGCATGTCTTACTCTGGTCGTGAATTCGACGATCTTTCCGTTGAAGAACAGCGCAAAGCTGTCGGCAAAGCCCGTCTCTTCTCCCGTGTCGAACCTTCCCACAAATCCAAGATCGTCGAGTACCTTCAGAGCATGGATGAGATCTCTGCCATGACTGGTGATGGTGTCAACGATGCCCCTGCCTTGAAAAAGGCCGAAATTGGTATTGCTATGGGTTCCGGCACTGCTGTCGCCAAATCGGCTTCCGAGATGGTTTTGGCTGATGATAACTTCTCCACCAtcgttgctgctgttgaggAGGGTCGCGCCATCTACAACAACATGAAGCAGTTTATCCGTTACCTCATCTCTTCCAACATCGGAGAG gtcGTCAGTATTTTCTTGACTGCTGCCCTTGGCTTGCCCGAAGCTTTGATCCCCGTCCAGCTTTTGTGGGTCAACTTGGTCACTGATGGTCTGCCAGCTACTGCTTTGGGTTTCAACCCCCCTGATTTGGACATCATGAACAAACCACCCCGTCGCGCCTCTGAGGGTCTCATCACTGGTTGGTTGTTCTTCCGTTACATGGCCGTCGGTACTTACGTCGGTGCCGGCACCGTTGGTGCTGCCGCTTGGTGGTACATGATCAGCCCTACTGGACCTCATCTATCCTACTACCAGTTGAGCCACCACTTGCAGTGCACTCCCGAAAACGAGGCATTCAAG GGAGTTGACTGTGCCCTCTTCCACGATCCCCACCCCATGACTATGGCTCTCTCTGTCTTGGTGACAATTGAGATGTTGAACGCTTTGAACAGCTTGTCAGAAAACCAGTCTATGCTGGTCATGCCACCTTGGTCCAACATTTGGCTGATTTCGGCCATCGCTCTTTCTATGACTCTCCACTTCATGATTCTCTACGTGGAGATTTTGTCGACCGTCTTTCAGATTTGCCCGTTAACCTTGGATGAGTGGATCGCCGTTATTAAAATATCTCTGCCAGTCATCCTGCTTGACGAAGTGCTCAAGTTCTTCGCTCGCAAATACAGCGACGGTGAGAATCCTTTAGCTCATTGCCAGTGGATAGTTCTCTCTTGGGTCCTCTATGCGGGTTTATTGTACCAGTTTCCGCTTTGA
- the LOC124329008 gene encoding calcium-transporting ATPase sarcoplasmic/endoplasmic reticulum type-like isoform X2: protein MDDSFTKPWEDVTEYFRVDPERGLAMEQVRSYQEKYGPNELPVEEGKTLLQLILEQFDDLLVKILLMAAIISFVLALFEEHEDELDQLTAFVEPFVILLILIANAIVGVWQERNAESAIEALKEYEPEMGKIIRSDKAGVQKIRAREIVPGDIVEVSVGDKIPADIRIIKILSTTIRIDQSILTGESVSVIKHTDPVPDPRSVNQDKKNILFSGTNVAAGKARGIVIGTGLNTAIGKIRTEMSETEEMKTPLQQKLDEFGEQLSKVISVICVAVWAINIGHFNDPAHGGSWLKGAIYYFKIAVALAVAAIPEGLPAVITTCLALGTRRMAKKNAIVRSLPSVETLGCTSVICSDKTGTLTTNQMSVSRMFVMDKIAEDGNPLLHEFEISGSTYEPIGEVTMDSKKIRPGDFETLHEIATICMMCNDSAIDFNEHKQAFEKVGEATETALITLGEKLNPFNISKVGQDRRTAAIVVRQDMDTKWKKEFTMEFSRDRKSMSSYCVPLKATRLGNGPKMFCKGAPEGVLDRCSHVRVGAQKVPMTPAIYNKIIEVTRQYGTGRDTLRCLALATLDTPPKIADMDISDSNKFASYEANMTLVGIVGMLDPPRKEVFDSIVRCRQAGIRVIVITGDNKATAEAICRRIGVFTEEESTEGMSYSGREFDDLSVEEQRKAVGKARLFSRVEPSHKSKIVEYLQSMDEISAMTGDGVNDAPALKKAEIGIAMGSGTAVAKSASEMVLADDNFSTIVAAVEEGRAIYNNMKQFIRYLISSNIGEVVSIFLTAALGLPEALIPVQLLWVNLVTDGLPATALGFNPPDLDIMNKPPRRASEGLITGWLFFRYMAVGTYVGAGTVGAAAWWYMISPTGPHLSYYQLSHHLQCTPENEAFKGVDCALFHDPHPMTMALSVLVTIEMLNALNSLSENQSMLVMPPWSNIWLISAIALSMTLHFMILYVEILSTVFQICPLTLDEWIAVIKISLPVILLDEVLKFFARKYSDAPVKKD from the exons ATGGATGACTCGTTTACAAAACCGTGGGAGGATGTGACGGAGTACTTCAGAGTAGACCCTGAACGAGGTCTTGCTATGGAACAAGTCAGAAGTTACCAAGAAAAATATGGTCCCAACG AACTCCCGgttgaagaaggaaaaacccTACTTCAGCTGATTTTAGAACAATTCGACGACCTTTTAGTCAAAATTCTGTTGATGGCCgctattatttcattt GTTCTGGCCTTGTTTGAAGAACACGAAGACGAACTTGATCAGTTGACTGCATTTGTTGAGCCTTTCGTTATTCTACTGATTCTCATCGCCAATGCCATTGTTGGTGTCTGGCAG GAGCGCAATGCTGAATCCGCCATCGAAGCTTTGAAAGAATACGAGCCTGAAATGGGCAAGATTATTCGATCAGACAAAGCTGGTGTTCAGAAAATCCGTGCTCGTGAAATCGTCCCCGGAGATATCGTAGAAGTCTCAG ttggtgacaaaaTCCCTGCTGATATTCGTATCATCAAGATTTTATCTACCACTATTCGTATTGATCAGTCCATTCTGACTGGTGAGTCCGTTTCCGTAATCAAGCACACCGACCCCGTGCCTGACCCGAGATCGGTCAACCAAGACAAAAAGAACATTCTCTTCTCTGGCACCAACGTTGCCGCTGGTAAAGCCCGCGGTATCGTCATTGGAACTGGATTGAACACCGCTATTGGCAAGATCCGTACTGAAATGTCGGAAACTGAAGAGATGAAGACCCCTCTCCAACAGAAGTTGGACGAATTCGGCGAACAGCTGTCCAAGGTTATCTCAGTCATTTGCGTCGCCGTTTGGGCCATCAATATCGGTCACTTCAACGATCCTGCTCACGGTGGATCATGGCTCAAGGGTGCCATCTACTACTTCAAGATCGCCGTCGCTCTTGCCGTCGCTGCCATCCCCGAAGGTCTTCCAGCCGTCATCACCACTTGCTTGGCTTTGGGTACTCGCCGTATGGCCAAGAAGAACGCCATCGTGCGATCATTGCCCTCCGTTGAGACCCTTGGTTGCACATCCGTCATCTGCTCCGACAAGACCGGTACCCTGACCACTAACCAAATGTCGGTTAGCCGCATGTTTGTCATGGACAAAATTGCCGAAGACGGAAACCCCCTGCTCCACGAGTTTGAAATTTCTGGCTCCACCTATGAACCTATCGGAGAAGTCACCATGGACAGCAAGAAGATCCGTCCCGGAGATTTTGAAACTTTGCACGAGATTGCCACCATCTGTATGATGTGTAACGACTCTGCCATTGATTTCAACGAACACAAGCAAGCCTTTGAGAAAGTCGGTGAGGCCACTGAAACCGCCCTCATCACTTTGGGTGAAAAGTTGAACCCCTTCAACATCAGCAAAGTCGGACAAGATCGTCGTACTGCCGCCATCGTTGTCCGCCAGGATATGGACACTAAATGGAAGAAAGAATTCACCATGGAATTCTCTCGCGATCGCAAGTCTATGTCATCTTATTGCGTCCCCCTAAAAGCCACTCGCCTTGGAAACGGCCCCAAGATGTTCTGCAAAGGTGCCCCAGAAGGTGTTTTGGATCGTTGCAGCCACGTTCGTGTTGGAGCCCAGAAGGTCCCAATGACCCCAGCCATTTACAACAAGATCATCGAAGTCACCCGCCAATACGGTACCGGTCGCGACACTCTGCGTTGCCTCGCTTTGGCCACTTTGGATACCCCTCCTAAGATCGCTGATATGGACATCTCCGACTCCAACAAATTCGCCTCGTACGAAGCTAACATGACTTTGGTCGGTATCGTCGGCATGTTGGATCCCCCTCGCAAGGAAGTTTTCGACTCCATCGTTCGCTGCCGTCAG GCCGGTATTCGCGTTATCGTCATCACTGGTGACAACAAAGCTACCGCTGAAGCCATCTGCCGCCGTATTGGTGTCTTTACTGAGGAAGAGAGCACTGAGGGCATGTCTTACTCTGGTCGTGAATTCGACGATCTTTCCGTTGAAGAACAGCGCAAAGCTGTCGGCAAAGCCCGTCTCTTCTCCCGTGTCGAACCTTCCCACAAATCCAAGATCGTCGAGTACCTTCAGAGCATGGATGAGATCTCTGCCATGACTGGTGATGGTGTCAACGATGCCCCTGCCTTGAAAAAGGCCGAAATTGGTATTGCTATGGGTTCCGGCACTGCTGTCGCCAAATCGGCTTCCGAGATGGTTTTGGCTGATGATAACTTCTCCACCAtcgttgctgctgttgaggAGGGTCGCGCCATCTACAACAACATGAAGCAGTTTATCCGTTACCTCATCTCTTCCAACATCGGAGAG gtcGTCAGTATTTTCTTGACTGCTGCCCTTGGCTTGCCCGAAGCTTTGATCCCCGTCCAGCTTTTGTGGGTCAACTTGGTCACTGATGGTCTGCCAGCTACTGCTTTGGGTTTCAACCCCCCTGATTTGGACATCATGAACAAACCACCCCGTCGCGCCTCTGAGGGTCTCATCACTGGTTGGTTGTTCTTCCGTTACATGGCCGTCGGTACTTACGTCGGTGCCGGCACCGTTGGTGCTGCCGCTTGGTGGTACATGATCAGCCCTACTGGACCTCATCTATCCTACTACCAGTTGAGCCACCACTTGCAGTGCACTCCCGAAAACGAGGCATTCAAG GGAGTTGACTGTGCCCTCTTCCACGATCCCCACCCCATGACTATGGCTCTCTCTGTCTTGGTGACAATTGAGATGTTGAACGCTTTGAACAGCTTGTCAGAAAACCAGTCTATGCTGGTCATGCCACCTTGGTCCAACATTTGGCTGATTTCGGCCATCGCTCTTTCTATGACTCTCCACTTCATGATTCTCTACGTGGAGATTTTGTCGACCGTCTTTCAGATTTGCCCGTTAACCTTGGATGAGTGGATCGCCGTTATTAAAATATCTCTGCCAGTCATCCTGCTTGACGAAGTGCTCAAGTTCTTCGCTCGCAAATACAGCGACG